The following coding sequences lie in one Monomorium pharaonis isolate MP-MQ-018 chromosome 1, ASM1337386v2, whole genome shotgun sequence genomic window:
- the LOC105837383 gene encoding uncharacterized protein LOC105837383 has protein sequence MQILKENFDLSSWKVLSECTLILIQIFNRKRAGEIERLTLSDYTNQETIDTNENPDIYEKLSKEAQQYAKKFTRIIIRGKKGRIVPVLLSAFIIKCIDTILKYRKNAGAKSNNKYVFCVPSANKLKKKYLRACPLMRKFAKECGAIIPSSLRGTTLRKQVATYTAMSNIEDAKVDNLANFMGHTKEIHKNIYRMPIPVKEMTDVSQLLEAAMGNDENTNEDCNMSDTNSALQLSITSEEIEKNNISDSDNDNFDDITTEQSYNKVMTSDHSLNNDMNNSYSNYSHSQFDTELSNEEKKQPKRRSTPPYGKTKRIRWSEEEKHAISKHFGNVLELPQLPSIQECQHVINKYKILKKRQPQQLKTWIDNQRRAEYRRKIN, from the exons ATGCAAATtctcaaagaaaattttgatttatcatCATGGAAAGTCTTATCCGaatgtacattaatattaatacaaatatttaatcgcAAAAGAGCAGGTGAAATTGAAAGACTTACGCTATCAGATTATACAAATCAGGAAACTATAGACACAAATGAAAATCcagatatttatgaaaaattatctaaagaaGCTCAACAATatgctaaaaaatttacacgaaTAATTATTCGCGGTAAGAAAGGTAGAATTGTACCTGTTTTACTTAgtgcatttataataaaatgcatagatacaattcttaaatatcgtaaaaatGCTGGAgcaaaatctaataataaatatgtattctgTGTTCCAAGTGCTAATAAATtgaagaagaaatatttaagagCCTGTCCTCTTATGCGAAAATTTGCCAAAGAATGCGGTGCAATCATTCCATCGTCTTTACGGGGAACTACTCTTCGAAAACAAGTTGCTACATATACTGCAATGTCGAACATTGAAGATGCCAAAGTTGATAACCTTGCTAATTTTATGGGGCACACTAAagaaatacacaaaaatatttatcgaatGCCAATACCTGTAAAAGAAATGACGGATGTATCTCAATTATTAGAAGCTGCAATGGGAAACGATGAGAACACTAATGAAGATTGCAATATGTCTGATACTAACAGTGCGTTGCAATTAAGTATTACCTCTGAAGagattgagaaaaataatatttcggattccgataatgataattttgatGACATCACCACAGAGCAAAGTTATAACAAAGTCATGACCAGTGATCATTCTcttaataatgatatgaataattcttattctaattatagtc attctCAATTTGACACAGAACTAtctaatgaagaaaaaaagcaaCCGAAACGTCGTAGTA CTCCACCATATGGGAAAACAAAACGTATTAGATGGAgtgaagaagaaaaacatGCAATTTCTAAACATTTTGGCAACGTACTTGAGTTGCCTCAATTGCCATCTATTCAAGAATGTCaacatgtaattaataaatataaaattttaaaaaagaggcAACCACAACAACTAAAAACATGGATTGATAATCAACGAAGAGCTGAATATCgtcgtaaaataaattag
- the LOC118644797 gene encoding uncharacterized protein LOC118644797 has protein sequence MGRSRRGGRKVQLRRLYAELVEHGEFDPRVFDRPLPVALTAPPLQPLPSPRDLFLPTTVPGPAYAQGSTTHGLSPRGYKKPTIIDDRMVAADTVIKATISIVEFD, from the coding sequence ATGGGAAGATCTAGGCGCGGCGGTAGGAAGGTCCAGCTGAGGCGGCTGTACGCCGAGCTGGTGGAACATGGGGAATTTGACCCCCGTGTTTTCGACCGACCACTGCCGGTAGCCCTGACAGCACCCCCGCTTCAACCCTTGCCTTCGCCGCGTGACCTTTTTCTGCCAACAACTGTTCCGGGCCCTGCCTATGCCCAAGGGAGTACCACTCACGGACTCTCACCGCGCGGCTACAAAAAGCCCACTATTATTGATGACAGGATGGTCGCCGCCGATACGGTCATCAAGGCCACCATTTCTATAGTGGAATTCGATTAA